From the genome of Mycobacterium dioxanotrophicus, one region includes:
- the rpsI gene encoding 30S ribosomal protein S9, whose product MADVVTEAVEEVVEHREPVIIDRPIQTVGRRKEAVVRVRLVPGTGQFHLDGRSLEAYFPNKVHQQLIKAPLVTVDRLESFDVYAHLDGGGPSGQAGALRLAIARALILVQPEDRPALKRAGFLTRDPRAIERKKYGLKKARKAPQYSKR is encoded by the coding sequence GTGGCCGACGTTGTGACGGAGGCCGTCGAAGAGGTCGTCGAGCACCGCGAGCCGGTCATCATCGACCGTCCCATCCAGACCGTCGGCCGCCGCAAGGAGGCTGTGGTCCGGGTGCGCCTGGTGCCCGGCACCGGCCAGTTCCACCTGGACGGCCGCAGCCTGGAGGCCTACTTCCCGAACAAGGTGCACCAGCAGCTGATCAAGGCCCCGCTGGTCACCGTTGACCGGCTGGAGAGCTTCGACGTCTACGCCCACCTCGATGGTGGCGGCCCGTCCGGCCAGGCCGGCGCGCTGCGTCTGGCCATCGCCCGGGCGCTGATCCTGGTGCAGCCGGAGGACCGCCCTGCCCTGAAGCGGGCCGGCTTCCTGACGCGTGACCCGCGTGCCATCGAGCGCAAGAAGTACGGCCTCAAGAAGGCCCGTAAGGCTCCTCAGTACAGCAAGCGCTGA
- the rplM gene encoding 50S ribosomal protein L13, which produces MPTYTPKAGDTTRSWYVIDATDVVLGRLAVEAAKLLRGKHKPTFTPNVDGGDFVIVINADKIAVSGDKLTKKFAYRHSGYPGGLRKRTIGELLQKHPTRVVENAIVGMLPHNKLSRQIQKKLKVYAGPEHPHAAQQPVPFEIKQVAQ; this is translated from the coding sequence GTGCCTACATACACGCCGAAGGCGGGTGACACCACGCGGTCGTGGTACGTCATCGACGCCACCGACGTGGTGCTCGGCCGGCTCGCCGTCGAAGCAGCCAAGCTGCTCCGCGGCAAGCATAAGCCGACATTCACGCCCAACGTGGACGGTGGCGATTTCGTCATCGTCATCAACGCCGACAAGATCGCCGTCAGTGGCGACAAGCTCACCAAGAAGTTCGCTTACCGCCATTCGGGTTATCCCGGTGGTCTGCGTAAGCGCACCATCGGCGAGCTGCTGCAGAAGCACCCGACCCGCGTCGTCGAGAACGCGATCGTCGGCATGCTGCCGCATAACAAGCTCAGCCGGCAGATCCAGAAGAAGCTGAAGGTCTACGCCGGTCCGGAGCATCCGCACGCCGCGCAGCAGCCGGTTCCGTTCGAGATCAAGCAGGTGGCCCAGTGA
- the eutC gene encoding ethanolamine ammonia-lyase subunit EutC gives MSVNHVAVQEFWDELRKTTQARIGLGRAGNGLPTRRVLELAAAHAAARDAVHVPLDVERLSEEVRRVGIGDPTVVTSRAISRDEYLRRPDLGRMPADSMSVPDTPADIGFMLADGLSPTALNHHGAALLAALVEQLKERYTLAPPVIATQARVALGDHVGARAHVRTLLVIVGERPGLSVADSLGIYLTHLPQPGRTDADRNCISNIHPPDGLGYAEAARVAAGLVAGARELGRSGVDLKDTSRTSTLGPGGAAELT, from the coding sequence GTGAGCGTCAACCACGTTGCAGTACAGGAGTTCTGGGACGAGCTGCGCAAGACCACCCAGGCCCGGATCGGCCTGGGAAGGGCCGGCAACGGACTGCCCACCCGGCGGGTGCTCGAGCTGGCCGCCGCGCATGCCGCTGCCCGCGATGCCGTGCACGTGCCGCTGGACGTAGAGAGGCTCTCCGAGGAGGTGCGCCGGGTCGGCATCGGTGACCCGACGGTGGTGACCAGCCGCGCCATCTCCCGCGACGAATACCTGCGCAGGCCCGACCTCGGCCGGATGCCCGCCGACTCGATGAGCGTGCCCGACACCCCGGCCGACATCGGGTTCATGCTCGCCGACGGGTTGTCGCCGACAGCCCTGAATCACCATGGGGCGGCCCTGCTGGCCGCGCTCGTCGAGCAGCTGAAGGAGCGCTACACCCTGGCTCCGCCGGTGATCGCCACCCAGGCCAGAGTTGCCCTCGGCGACCACGTCGGAGCGCGCGCGCACGTGCGGACTCTGCTGGTGATCGTGGGGGAGCGGCCGGGGCTCAGCGTCGCCGACAGCCTGGGCATCTATCTGACGCATCTGCCGCAGCCGGGGCGCACCGACGCCGACCGCAACTGCATCTCCAACATCCATCCGCCCGACGGCCTCGGATACGCCGAGGCGGCCCGGGTGGCGGCCGGCCTGGTGGCCGGGGCGCGTGAGCTCGGCCGCTCGGGCGTCGACCTCAAGGACACCTCGCGCACGTCGACGCTCGGTCCCGGCGGTGCCGCGGAGCTCACCTGA
- a CDS encoding ethanolamine ammonia-lyase subunit EutB — MKYQQQVSGVNYTFDGLVEVMAKATPLRSGDQLAGCAAEHDGERAAAAWVLADLPLDTFLTEEVVPYDTDEVTRLIMDTHDRQAFSAVSHLTVGGFRDWLLETASHDDSAERITSIAAGLTPEMVAAVSKIMRNQDLIAVSAAMRTHAAFRTTVGTPGTLATRLQPNHPTDDPRGIAAAVLDGLLLGCGDAVIGINPATDSPQATADLLHLLDSIRTRYDIPAQSCVLSHITTTIGLIEAGAPVDLAFQSIAGTEGANTAFGVNIALLREGNEAARSLNRGTVGDNVMYLETGQGSALSSHAHLGVGGKPVDQQTLETRAYAVARDLQPLLVNTVVGFIGPEYLYDGRQIIRAGLEDHFCGKLLGLPMGVDVCYTNHAEADQNDMDTLLTLLAAAGVAFVITVPGADDVMLGYQSLSFHDVLTTRRTLGLRPAPEFEAWLRTVGMVDETGRLTPFDLERSALRSLTSAEAL; from the coding sequence ATGAAGTACCAGCAACAGGTTTCGGGGGTCAACTACACCTTCGACGGGCTCGTCGAGGTGATGGCCAAGGCCACCCCGCTGCGTTCGGGTGATCAGTTGGCCGGATGCGCAGCCGAACACGACGGGGAGCGTGCGGCCGCGGCCTGGGTGCTCGCGGACCTGCCGCTGGACACGTTCCTCACCGAGGAGGTTGTCCCGTACGACACCGACGAGGTGACCCGGCTGATCATGGACACCCATGACCGCCAAGCGTTTTCGGCGGTGTCCCACCTCACCGTCGGTGGCTTCCGGGACTGGCTGCTGGAGACGGCGTCGCACGACGACAGCGCTGAGCGCATCACGTCGATCGCCGCCGGGCTCACCCCGGAGATGGTGGCTGCCGTCAGCAAGATCATGCGCAACCAGGATCTGATCGCGGTGTCGGCTGCCATGCGCACCCACGCGGCCTTCCGCACCACCGTCGGCACCCCCGGCACGCTGGCGACCCGGCTGCAGCCCAACCATCCGACCGACGACCCACGCGGCATCGCCGCGGCGGTGCTCGACGGGCTGTTGCTGGGCTGCGGTGACGCGGTGATCGGGATCAACCCGGCCACCGATTCGCCGCAGGCCACCGCCGACCTGCTGCACCTGCTCGATTCGATCCGTACCCGCTACGACATCCCGGCCCAGTCCTGCGTGCTGTCGCACATCACCACCACGATCGGGCTCATCGAAGCCGGGGCTCCGGTGGACCTGGCCTTCCAGTCGATCGCCGGCACCGAGGGCGCCAACACCGCGTTCGGCGTGAACATCGCGCTCCTGCGGGAGGGCAACGAGGCCGCGCGCAGCCTGAACCGGGGCACTGTGGGCGACAACGTCATGTACCTGGAGACCGGGCAGGGTTCGGCGCTGAGTTCGCACGCCCACCTGGGTGTCGGCGGCAAGCCGGTGGACCAGCAGACACTGGAGACCCGCGCGTACGCGGTGGCCCGCGACCTGCAGCCGCTGCTGGTCAACACCGTCGTCGGGTTCATCGGCCCCGAGTATCTCTACGACGGCAGGCAGATCATCCGGGCCGGTCTGGAGGACCACTTCTGCGGCAAGCTGCTGGGCCTGCCGATGGGCGTGGATGTCTGCTACACCAACCACGCCGAGGCCGATCAGAACGACATGGACACGCTGCTGACGCTGCTGGCCGCGGCGGGCGTGGCGTTCGTGATCACCGTGCCGGGTGCCGATGACGTGATGCTGGGGTATCAGAGCCTGTCGTTCCACGACGTGCTGACGACGCGACGCACCCTGGGACTGCGGCCCGCGCCGGAGTTCGAGGCCTGGCTGCGCACCGTTGGCATGGTCGACGAAACCGGCAGGCTCACCCCGTTCGACCTGGAACGCTCGGCGCTCCGGTCGCTCACTTCGGCGGAGGCATTGTGA
- the eat gene encoding ethanolamine permease, whose amino-acid sequence MSAVEEHLESADYLQKRQLKSGSAGWLLLAGLGVSYVVSGDYSGWNFGLGQGGFGGLAIAAVVIAGMYLALVLGMAELSSALPAAGGGYTFARRALGPWGGFATGTAILIEYSIAPAAIATFIGAYVQSLGLFGITNGWWVYLAAYALFIGIHLSGVGEALKVMFVITAIALVGLLIFSVAAVGHFDVANLTNIAVDHNAAGASSFLPHGYLGIWAAIPFAIWFFLAVEGVPLAAEETANPERNVPRGIIAAIGVLLVSCAVVLVLTTGAGGAEQMSDSGNPLVEALGDTTAARLVNYIGLAGLIASFFSIIYAYSRQLFALSRAGYLPTALSVTNSRKAPTLALIVPGVIGFLLSLTGKGDLLLNMAVFGAALSYVLMMVSHIVLRVREPNMPRPYRTPGGAITTSVALVIAVLAVIATFLVNPVAAGLCLAVFAAFMVYFAVYSRHRLVANSPDEEFAMLAEAESELK is encoded by the coding sequence GTGTCTGCTGTTGAGGAACACCTCGAAAGCGCAGATTATCTGCAGAAGCGCCAGCTCAAATCCGGAAGCGCGGGCTGGCTGCTGCTGGCCGGCCTCGGCGTCAGCTACGTCGTGTCCGGCGACTACTCAGGCTGGAACTTCGGCCTCGGGCAGGGCGGATTCGGTGGCCTGGCGATCGCCGCCGTGGTGATCGCCGGCATGTACCTGGCGCTCGTGCTCGGGATGGCCGAGCTGTCCTCGGCGCTGCCTGCGGCAGGCGGCGGCTACACGTTCGCCCGCCGGGCCCTCGGCCCGTGGGGCGGATTCGCCACCGGCACTGCGATTCTCATCGAGTATTCGATCGCGCCTGCGGCCATCGCCACGTTCATCGGCGCCTACGTCCAATCGCTCGGGTTGTTCGGAATCACCAACGGCTGGTGGGTCTACCTGGCGGCGTACGCGTTGTTCATCGGGATCCACCTCTCCGGTGTCGGAGAGGCGCTGAAGGTGATGTTCGTGATCACGGCCATCGCGCTGGTGGGTCTGCTGATCTTCTCGGTCGCCGCCGTCGGCCATTTCGACGTCGCCAACCTGACCAATATCGCCGTGGACCACAACGCTGCCGGGGCCTCGAGCTTCCTGCCGCACGGCTACCTCGGCATCTGGGCCGCCATCCCGTTCGCGATCTGGTTCTTCCTGGCCGTCGAGGGCGTCCCGCTGGCCGCCGAGGAGACCGCCAATCCCGAGCGCAACGTCCCGCGCGGCATCATCGCGGCGATCGGCGTGCTGCTCGTGAGCTGCGCGGTGGTGCTCGTGCTGACCACCGGCGCCGGTGGGGCCGAGCAGATGTCGGACTCGGGCAACCCGCTCGTCGAGGCGCTCGGTGACACCACCGCAGCCCGGCTCGTCAACTACATCGGGCTGGCCGGCCTCATCGCGAGCTTCTTCTCGATCATCTACGCCTACTCGCGTCAGCTGTTCGCGTTGTCGCGGGCCGGTTACCTGCCCACCGCGCTGTCGGTGACCAACTCTCGCAAGGCGCCGACACTGGCGCTGATCGTGCCCGGCGTCATCGGCTTCCTGTTGTCGCTGACCGGCAAGGGCGACCTGCTGCTGAACATGGCGGTCTTCGGCGCCGCGCTGAGCTATGTGTTGATGATGGTCAGCCATATCGTGCTGCGGGTGCGGGAACCCAACATGCCGCGGCCGTACCGCACTCCCGGCGGCGCCATCACCACCAGCGTCGCGCTCGTCATCGCAGTGCTGGCCGTCATCGCGACCTTCTTGGTCAATCCGGTGGCAGCCGGGCTATGTCTGGCCGTGTTCGCGGCATTCATGGTGTACTTCGCCGTGTACAGCCGCCACCGCCTGGTGGCCAACTCGCCTGATGAGGAGTTCGCGATGCTGGCAGAAGCGGAGAGCGAACTGAAATGA
- the adh gene encoding aldehyde dehydrogenase yields the protein MTVYARPGAEGSLMTFESRYANYIGGEWVAPVEGRYFENPSPVTGQVFCEIPRSTEADVEKALDAAHAAAPAWGKTSPAERAVILNKIADRIEENLESIALAESWDNGKPIRETLNADIPLAVDHFRYFAGVLRAQEGSLSQIDEDTVAYHFHEPLGVVGQIIPWNFPLLMATWKLAPALAAGNAVVLKPAEQTPASILYLFSLIGDLLPAGVVNIVNGFGVEAGKPLASSNRIAKIAFTGETTTGRLIMQYASQNLIPVTLELGGKSPNIFFNDVLAANDDYQDKALEGFTMFALNQGEVCTCPSRSLIQADIFDEFLELAAIRTKAVRQGDPLDTETMIGAQASNDQLEKILSYIEIGKSEGAKLITGGDRAELGGDLNGGYYVAPTVFAGNNKMRIFQEEIFGPVVAVTSFADYDDAISIANDTLYGLGAGVWSRNGNTAYRAGRDIKAGRVWTNCYHQYPAHAAFGGYKQSGIGRENHKMMLDHYQQTKNLLVSYSNKAQGFF from the coding sequence ATGACTGTGTACGCCCGTCCGGGTGCCGAAGGCTCGTTGATGACCTTCGAGTCGCGTTACGCCAACTACATCGGTGGCGAATGGGTGGCCCCCGTCGAGGGTCGGTACTTCGAGAACCCGTCACCGGTCACGGGACAGGTGTTCTGCGAGATCCCGCGGTCCACCGAGGCTGACGTCGAGAAGGCGCTCGACGCCGCGCATGCCGCCGCGCCGGCGTGGGGCAAGACCTCGCCCGCCGAGCGCGCGGTGATCCTGAACAAGATCGCCGACCGGATCGAGGAGAACCTCGAGTCGATCGCGCTGGCCGAGTCGTGGGACAACGGCAAGCCGATCCGCGAGACACTCAACGCCGACATTCCGTTGGCGGTCGATCACTTCCGCTACTTCGCCGGGGTGCTGCGCGCGCAGGAAGGCTCGCTGAGCCAGATCGACGAGGACACCGTCGCCTACCACTTCCACGAGCCGCTGGGCGTAGTCGGGCAGATCATCCCGTGGAACTTCCCGCTGTTGATGGCGACCTGGAAGCTGGCCCCCGCCTTGGCCGCGGGCAACGCCGTCGTGCTCAAGCCCGCCGAGCAGACCCCGGCCTCGATCCTCTACCTGTTCTCGCTCATCGGTGACCTGCTGCCCGCCGGTGTGGTGAACATCGTCAACGGCTTCGGTGTCGAGGCGGGCAAGCCGCTGGCGTCGAGCAACCGGATCGCCAAGATCGCCTTCACCGGTGAGACCACGACCGGCCGGCTGATCATGCAGTACGCATCGCAGAACCTCATCCCGGTCACCCTGGAACTCGGCGGCAAGAGCCCCAACATCTTCTTCAACGATGTCCTGGCGGCCAACGACGACTACCAGGACAAGGCGCTCGAGGGCTTCACGATGTTCGCCCTCAATCAGGGTGAGGTCTGCACGTGCCCGTCGCGCAGCCTGATCCAGGCCGACATCTTCGATGAGTTCCTGGAATTGGCAGCGATCCGCACCAAGGCGGTCCGGCAGGGCGATCCGTTGGACACCGAGACCATGATCGGTGCGCAGGCCTCCAACGACCAGCTGGAGAAGATCCTGTCCTACATCGAAATCGGCAAATCCGAAGGGGCCAAACTGATCACCGGTGGCGACCGGGCGGAGCTGGGCGGCGATCTCAACGGGGGCTACTACGTCGCCCCGACGGTGTTCGCGGGCAACAACAAGATGCGGATCTTCCAGGAGGAGATCTTCGGCCCGGTCGTCGCGGTGACCTCGTTCGCGGATTATGACGACGCGATCAGCATCGCCAACGACACGCTGTACGGCCTTGGCGCCGGCGTGTGGAGCCGCAACGGCAACACCGCCTATCGCGCCGGCCGCGACATCAAGGCCGGCCGGGTGTGGACCAACTGCTACCACCAGTACCCCGCCCACGCCGCATTCGGTGGCTACAAGCAGTCCGGTATCGGCCGCGAGAACCACAAGATGATGCTGGACCACTACCAGCAGACCAAGAATCTGCTGGTGTCCTACAGCAACAAGGCCCAGGGGTTCTTTTAA
- a CDS encoding GAF domain-containing protein: MIEVGIPRTSGGRVPSAQLRAVRELFVAGEVDAAYLDSTHVRRVVAESWQRSLATGVDPDRGAQAAAAAARLGALREANPLSSALPVIRRLLVDDAADSGVVVAITGPDGTLLWVEGDLAACRKVEAMNFVPGADWSERSAGTNAPGTALALDSEVQIRGSEHFSRVVQPWNCTAVPVHDPVTGALLGTIDLTGGSAIVTPQTLGLVRATAVAVENHLALLRLTRPASQPPPTEARLTVLGADRPQWQDTDADGVVRSATLTGRHADILVLLLRHPEGLSADHLAVLLDEKDLDVVTIRAEMSRLRRVIGEAYLASRPYRLVKPIASDMGEVFDALGADDVDAALRAYSGELLPQSVSPAVARLRTELSAGLRGAVLAESNLDTLRRWLELPEGRDDREGWRRLHDHSDAGAGTRAKAHGHLVGIDFDLS; this comes from the coding sequence GTGATCGAGGTGGGCATACCGAGGACCTCCGGCGGCCGGGTGCCGTCGGCGCAGCTGCGTGCGGTCCGCGAGCTCTTCGTCGCCGGCGAGGTCGACGCTGCCTACCTCGACTCGACCCACGTCCGGCGCGTCGTCGCCGAGAGCTGGCAGCGCAGCCTGGCCACCGGGGTGGACCCTGACCGCGGGGCACAGGCCGCGGCGGCCGCTGCCCGGCTCGGTGCGCTGCGGGAGGCCAATCCGTTGTCGAGCGCCCTTCCGGTGATCCGCCGGCTGCTGGTCGACGACGCCGCCGACTCCGGTGTGGTCGTCGCGATCACCGGCCCCGACGGCACCCTGCTGTGGGTAGAGGGTGACCTCGCCGCGTGCCGCAAGGTCGAGGCGATGAATTTCGTCCCGGGGGCCGATTGGAGCGAGCGCAGCGCAGGCACCAACGCGCCGGGCACGGCGCTGGCACTCGACTCCGAGGTGCAGATCCGCGGTTCCGAACATTTCTCCCGCGTCGTGCAGCCGTGGAACTGTACGGCCGTGCCGGTCCACGATCCGGTCACCGGTGCGCTGCTGGGCACCATCGACCTCACGGGTGGCTCAGCCATCGTGACACCGCAGACCTTGGGGCTCGTCCGGGCCACCGCCGTGGCGGTGGAAAACCATCTGGCGCTGTTGCGGCTGACCCGGCCGGCGAGCCAGCCGCCGCCCACCGAGGCACGTCTCACCGTGCTCGGGGCCGATCGCCCGCAGTGGCAGGACACCGACGCCGACGGCGTGGTGCGTTCCGCGACGCTGACCGGCCGGCATGCCGACATCCTGGTGTTGCTCCTGCGCCATCCGGAAGGGCTCAGCGCCGATCACCTCGCCGTGCTGCTCGACGAGAAAGACCTCGACGTGGTGACCATCCGAGCCGAGATGTCCCGGTTGCGCCGGGTCATCGGCGAGGCCTACCTCGCGTCGCGGCCATACCGGCTGGTCAAACCCATTGCCAGCGACATGGGCGAGGTGTTCGATGCGCTGGGCGCCGACGACGTCGACGCGGCGTTGCGGGCGTATTCGGGGGAGCTGTTGCCGCAATCGGTGTCTCCTGCCGTGGCGCGGCTGCGGACCGAGCTGAGTGCCGGCCTGCGTGGCGCTGTGCTGGCGGAATCCAACCTGGATACGCTGCGGCGCTGGCTGGAACTGCCCGAAGGTCGCGACGACCGCGAGGGTTGGCGGAGGTTGCACGATCACAGCGATGCGGGTGCAGGCACTCGGGCCAAGGCGCACGGCCACCTCGTCGGCATCGATTTCGACCTGAGCTGA
- a CDS encoding DEAD/DEAH box helicase, with protein MPTFAELGLPAEIVTTLAANGVTAPFPIQAATLPDSLKGRDVLGRGRTGSGKTYAFLLPLVARLARSDSRRMSRRPRALILAPTRELVTQIEASLAPLAAATGLKSLNVFGGVGAGPQISALQQGVDVVIACPGRLEDHMRSGHADLSAVEITVLDEADHMADLGFLPGVKRLLDKTPKDGQRLLFSATLDAGVDVLVKRYLHDPVVHSVDSAQSPVTAMVHHVLHVDNAARVNVVADLAAAPGRTIVFARTKHGAKNLTRQLNSRGISAVELHGNLSQNARTRNLTAFSDGSATVLVATDIAARGIHVDDVNLVVHADPPVEHKAYLHRSGRTARAGNEGTVVTLMHDAQVSDVRNLTRKAGVKPTITRINDTDHPVLQQIAPGERVFGEPKRPEPKPARPQPAQPRRSKPRNAGHPAGVTGSRSGSPAARNGRRRRPSRPNDAAGNGRG; from the coding sequence GTGCCCACGTTCGCCGAGCTGGGCCTTCCCGCCGAGATCGTCACCACCCTGGCCGCCAACGGCGTGACCGCGCCGTTCCCGATCCAGGCCGCCACCCTGCCCGACTCGCTGAAGGGACGCGACGTGCTCGGCCGCGGCCGCACCGGGTCCGGCAAGACCTACGCGTTCCTGCTGCCGTTGGTCGCGCGGCTGGCCCGCAGCGACAGCCGCCGGATGTCACGCCGACCGCGCGCCCTGATTCTTGCGCCGACCCGCGAGCTCGTCACCCAGATCGAGGCCTCGCTGGCCCCGCTGGCCGCCGCGACCGGCCTGAAGTCGCTGAACGTGTTCGGCGGTGTCGGTGCCGGCCCGCAGATTTCGGCTCTGCAGCAGGGTGTCGACGTCGTGATCGCGTGCCCGGGCCGGCTGGAAGACCACATGCGATCCGGTCATGCCGACCTGTCGGCCGTCGAGATCACCGTGCTCGACGAAGCCGACCACATGGCCGACCTCGGCTTCCTGCCCGGCGTCAAGCGCCTGCTGGACAAGACCCCGAAAGACGGTCAGCGGCTGCTCTTCTCGGCCACCCTCGATGCCGGTGTCGACGTGCTGGTCAAGCGCTACCTGCATGATCCGGTGGTGCACAGCGTCGATTCGGCGCAGTCGCCCGTCACCGCGATGGTGCACCACGTGCTGCACGTGGACAACGCGGCCCGCGTCAACGTGGTAGCCGACCTGGCCGCTGCACCGGGCCGCACCATCGTGTTCGCGCGCACCAAGCACGGCGCGAAAAACCTGACCCGCCAGCTCAATTCGCGAGGAATCTCGGCGGTCGAACTGCACGGGAATCTGTCTCAGAACGCGCGTACCCGTAATCTCACCGCGTTCTCCGACGGCTCCGCCACGGTGCTGGTGGCCACCGACATCGCGGCCCGCGGCATTCACGTCGACGATGTGAACCTGGTGGTGCACGCGGACCCGCCGGTCGAGCACAAGGCGTATCTGCACCGCTCCGGCCGTACCGCCCGGGCCGGCAACGAGGGCACCGTGGTGACCCTCATGCACGACGCGCAGGTGTCGGACGTGCGGAACCTGACCCGCAAGGCCGGCGTCAAGCCGACGATCACCCGCATCAACGACACCGATCATCCGGTGCTGCAGCAGATCGCTCCCGGCGAGCGGGTTTTCGGTGAGCCCAAGCGTCCCGAGCCGAAACCGGCCCGGCCTCAGCCCGCGCAGCCGCGGCGCAGCAAGCCACGCAACGCGGGGCACCCTGCCGGGGTTACCGGCTCCCGGTCCGGAAGCCCCGCGGCCCGCAATGGCCGGCGCCGCCGGCCGAGTCGGCCCAACGACGCCGCGGGTAACGGCCGCGGGTAA
- a CDS encoding WXG100 family type VII secretion target, with protein MSQVLSYNFGEIEYTVRQEIHTTSARLNAALEDLRTQLAPLQRVWTREAAEAYQLEQTRWNQAAASLNEILFNLGNAVRDGADDVAATDRSAANAWG; from the coding sequence ATGAGCCAGGTATTGTCCTACAACTTCGGCGAGATCGAATACACGGTGCGCCAAGAGATTCACACCACCTCGGCCCGGTTGAACGCGGCCTTGGAGGACCTGCGCACGCAGCTGGCCCCGCTGCAGCGGGTCTGGACTCGCGAAGCCGCCGAGGCGTATCAGCTGGAACAGACCCGGTGGAACCAGGCCGCGGCGTCCCTCAACGAGATCTTGTTCAACCTGGGTAATGCGGTTCGTGACGGCGCCGACGATGTGGCCGCCACCGACCGCAGTGCCGCCAACGCGTGGGGCTAG
- a CDS encoding WXG100 family type VII secretion target produces the protein MASTSGSLGTDFDVMTTAAGRIDVVNDDIRAMLQTFIGRMSSVPPSVWGGAAALRFRDVVDRWNSESLKLHTALQRIAETIRYNERTLREAAEGHSQQLGAVADTL, from the coding sequence ATGGCTTCAACTTCGGGATCCCTTGGTACCGACTTCGACGTGATGACCACTGCGGCCGGCCGGATCGATGTCGTCAACGATGACATTCGCGCCATGCTGCAGACCTTCATCGGACGGATGAGCAGTGTGCCGCCGTCAGTCTGGGGTGGGGCGGCGGCGCTGCGGTTCCGCGATGTGGTCGACCGCTGGAACAGCGAATCGCTCAAGCTGCACACCGCGCTGCAGCGTATCGCCGAAACCATCCGTTACAACGAACGCACGCTGCGCGAAGCTGCCGAGGGACATTCGCAGCAGCTCGGTGCCGTCGCGGACACCCTGTGA
- a CDS encoding type VII secretion-associated protein — MTAVIEAGPVLVRGPGTVDAESARIAVECIDDAVALVDDEPVPVDELWAQTICAAAGARTEAPIVVCPTWWTTDQTERIRTVAAELDGVVLHRAQALAATLDAPSWAVVEIADELIMVSCEDGDAVRLVRRGAPSVLAGEVAGATRGAAQVIVDAPGEVGGAAVLAGAVGDAVRACGTTVSMAGPRMLANGARAAVPREEVRPLPVIRRRRGNRHLIGIAVAVAITCAGLAARPDAAQPQTALVEGRVGMQIPADWTVRRVTSGPGSARVEVVSAADPNTVIYLTQSPTDTADPQTVAATLRRALDEQPAGVFTDFNPADRIADRAVVSYREIRGGREVGWAVFADKTVRIAVGCQGPVDRRKAPCETAIRSAHAVL, encoded by the coding sequence GTGACGGCAGTGATCGAGGCAGGCCCGGTACTGGTGCGCGGCCCCGGCACGGTTGATGCCGAATCCGCGCGGATCGCCGTGGAGTGCATCGACGACGCCGTGGCGCTCGTCGACGACGAACCTGTACCGGTCGACGAACTGTGGGCGCAGACCATCTGCGCGGCCGCGGGAGCACGCACCGAGGCGCCGATCGTGGTGTGCCCCACGTGGTGGACCACCGACCAGACGGAGCGGATCCGGACGGTGGCCGCCGAGCTCGACGGTGTTGTGCTGCACCGGGCTCAGGCTCTCGCCGCGACGCTGGATGCCCCGTCATGGGCGGTGGTGGAGATCGCCGACGAGCTGATCATGGTGTCGTGCGAGGACGGCGACGCGGTGCGTCTGGTCCGACGGGGTGCGCCCTCCGTATTGGCCGGCGAGGTGGCCGGTGCGACCCGAGGAGCCGCCCAGGTCATCGTCGACGCGCCGGGTGAGGTCGGCGGTGCCGCTGTCCTGGCCGGGGCGGTCGGTGATGCCGTACGTGCCTGCGGCACCACGGTATCGATGGCCGGGCCGCGGATGCTGGCCAACGGCGCGCGGGCAGCCGTGCCACGGGAGGAGGTCCGCCCGTTGCCGGTGATCAGGCGCCGCCGTGGCAACCGCCATCTCATCGGGATCGCCGTAGCCGTGGCGATCACCTGCGCGGGCTTGGCCGCTCGCCCCGATGCAGCGCAGCCACAGACGGCATTGGTGGAGGGCCGGGTCGGGATGCAGATCCCGGCCGACTGGACCGTGCGCCGGGTGACATCCGGCCCGGGATCGGCTCGGGTGGAGGTGGTTTCGGCAGCCGATCCGAATACCGTCATCTATCTGACCCAGTCGCCGACCGACACGGCCGACCCGCAGACGGTGGCCGCGACGCTGCGTCGCGCACTCGACGAACAACCGGCGGGAGTGTTCACCGACTTCAACCCGGCCGACCGCATCGCCGATCGTGCGGTGGTCAGCTACCGCGAGATTCGTGGCGGGCGGGAGGTCGGCTGGGCGGTGTTCGCGGACAAGACGGTCCGCATCGCCGTCGGCTGCCAGGGCCCGGTGGACCGGCGAAAGGCACCGTGTGAGACGGCGATCCGCTCTGCGCACGCGGTGCTGTGA